In Juglans microcarpa x Juglans regia isolate MS1-56 chromosome 4S, Jm3101_v1.0, whole genome shotgun sequence, a single window of DNA contains:
- the LOC121261873 gene encoding squalene epoxidase 3-like: protein MMAIDQHVLWAFFASLFGFVLLYSLRRWNCSNANKKQLKMKSFPEECAKQSFSNGESRPLEGSGTDVIIVGAGVAGAALAYTLGKDGRRVHVIERDLTEPDRIVGELLQPGGYLKLIELGLEDCVEEIDAQRVVGYALFKDGKNARLSYPLEKFHSDVAGRSFHNGRFIQRMREKATTLPNVQLKQGTVTSLLEGNGTIKGVQYKTKDGQEHKAYAPLTIVCDGCFSNLRRSLCSPKVEVQSCFVGLVLENCELPFANHGHVILADPSPILFYPISSTEVRCLVDVPGQKLPSVANGEMANYLKTAVAPQIPAELKEAFISAVDKGNIRTMPNRSMPADPLPTPGALLMGDAFNMRHPLTGGGMTVALSDIVILRDLLKPLSDLNDAPSLSKYLESFYTLRKPVASTINTLAGALYKVFSSSPDQARKEMRQACFDYLSLGGIFSTGPVALLSGLNPRPLNLVLHFFAVAIYGVGRLLLPFPSPKGMWIGARLISSASSIIFPIIKAEGVRQMFFPATVSAYYRAPPIKQDIQKDMAEIK, encoded by the exons ATGATGGCTATCGACCAGCACGTGCTCTGGGCCTTCTTTGCCTCCCTGTTCGGCTTCGTTCTTCTCTACTCTCTCCGTCGTTGGAATTGTAGCAATGCCAACAAGAAACAGCTCAAGATGAAGAGTTTTCCGGAAGAATGCGCGAAACAGAGCTTTAGCAATGGAGAATCTCGCCCATTGGAGGGCTCTGGCACTGACGTTATCATCGTCGGCGCCGGTGTAGCGGGTGCCGCCCTCGCTTACACCCTCGGCAAG GACGGAAGACGGGTTCATGTGATTGAAAGAGACTTGACAGAGCCAGACCGAATTGTCGGTGAACTTCTGCAGCCTGGGGGATACCTAAAACTAATTGAATTAGGCCTTGAAG ATTGCGTCGAGGAAATTGATGCTCAGCGAGTGGTTGGATATGCTCTCTTCAAGGATGGGAAAAATGCTAGACTGTCTTACCCTTTGGAAAAGTTTCATTCAGATGTGGCTGGAAGGAGCTTCCACAACGGGCGTTTTATACAAAGGATGAGAGAAAAAGCTACCACTCTTCCCAA TGTGCAATTGAAACAAGGTACAGTTACATCCCTGCTTGAAGGAAATGGGACCATTAAGGGGGTTCAGTACAAAACGAAGGATGGCCAAGAACATAAAGCTTATGCTCCTCTTACAATTGTGTGTGATGGTTGCTTCTCAAATCTGCGCCGCTCTCTTTGTAGCCCTAAG GTAGAGGTGCAATCTTGTTTTGTGGGTTTAGTCTTGGAGAACTGTGAACTTCCATTTGCAAATCATGGACATGTCATTTTAGCCGACCCTTCACCCATCTTGTTTTATCCAATCAGTAGTACTGAGGTTCGCTGTTTGGTTGATGTACCTGGTCAGAAATTACCTTCTGTTGCTAATGGCGAAATGGCCAACTATTTGAAAACGGCGGTGGCTCCACAG ATTCCAGCTGAGCTTAAGGAGGCCTTCATATCTGCAGTTGATAAAGGAAATATTAGAACCATGCCAAATAGAAGCATGCCAGCGGATCCACTTCCTACTCCCGGAGCCCTTCTAATGGGTGATGCTTTCAACATGCGGCATCCTCTAACTGGTGGTGGGATGACTGTGGCACTTTCCGATATTGTCATACTCCGAGATCTTCTTAAGCCACTGAGTGACCTGAATGATGCACCTTCATTGTCCAAGTATCTTGAATCCTTTTACACCTTGCGAAAG CCGGTGGCGTCTACAATAAATACTCTGGCTGGTGCCCTCTACAAGGTGTTTTCTTCTTCACCTGATCAGGCAAGGAAGGAGATGCGCCAAGCATGTTTTGACTATTTAAGCCTTGGAGGCATATTTTCAACAGGACCGGTAGCTTTACTCTCTGGTCTAAACCCACGTCCATTAAATTTAGTTCTCCATTTCTTTGCGGTTGCAATATATGGTGTTGGTCGTCTGCTACTACCATTTCCTTCACCCAAAGGCATGTGGATTGGAGCTAGGTTGATTTCG AGTGCATCCAGTATAATATTTCCCATTATCAAGGCAGAAGGAGTGAGACAGATGTTCTTCCCTGCAACCGTTTCAGCATACTATAGAGCTCCTCCTATCAAGCAAGACATCCAAAAGGATATGGCAGAGATCAAGTAG